One window of Paralichthys olivaceus isolate ysfri-2021 chromosome 20, ASM2471397v2, whole genome shotgun sequence genomic DNA carries:
- the LOC109642947 gene encoding nucleolar protein dao-5-like isoform X4 yields MDVSTCDQPGTEIHDSPASDHSDDNEPLIKKKKPVQKENTSRSNSTNKNSDLNTNDSSDNEPLIKIAKTAKKPFSAPPKKSVDTKKKASDHSSDDEPLIKMKTKKPGKKENTSSRSNGTKKNAASDHSSDDEQLIKMKTKFASAKKPGKKENTSSNDPNSNNTDSSDNEPLIKIAKVSSKAAKEPPKKSVDTKKKEAPADDDDSLDDEPLSETAKKLRSRHQPKRSSRKESPVMKSQRTAARKKVKYAESSSDSSDDEQLTTIKNKTAAASANNKKTKSKQTDKSLKDSSFSDSSSDDDDEPLANLKANKKKPVKKNTKKTTAPRGGASKKRRGLTNESSDDEPLISLVKKNHTDKERKTKTNSSTAKKRNTAPPRKHVSGSSSDGSDDDPLITAAKHPQVTKLLKIILDRCDDDEARPTGSSDQTRTAETVVAEGNPTKEESEGSKESSGEE; encoded by the exons ATGGACGTTAGCACGTGTGACCAGCCCGGTACCGAGATACACGACTCTCCAG CTTCTGATCACTCCGACGACAATGAGCCGCTCATCAAGAAGAAAAAACctgtgcaaaaagaaaacacatccaGATCTAACAGCACAAACAAGAATTCTG ATTTGAACACAAACGACAGCTCTGACAATGAGCCTCTCATAAAGATCGCCAAAACTGCAAAGAAGCCTTTCTCAGCGCCTCCAAAAAAATCTgttgacacaaagaaaaaag CTTCTGATCACTCCTCAGATGACGAGCCGCTgataaagatgaaaacaaagaaacctgggaaaaaggaaaacacttcGTCCAGATCTAATGGCACAAAAAAGAATGCAG CGTCTGATCACTCCTCCGATGACGAGCAGCTGAttaagatgaaaacaaagtttgCATCTGCTAAGAAACCcggcaaaaaagaaaacacatcatccAATGACCCAAACAGCAACAATACAG ACAGCTCTGACAATGAGCCTTTGATCAAAATCGCCAAAGTGTCTTCCAAAGCTGCAAAGGAGCCTCCAAAGAAATCTGTtgatacaaagaaaaaag aaGCACCAGCTGACGATGACGATAGTTTGGATGATGAACCTCTGAGTGAAACTGCCAAGAAACTTAGATCCAGACATCAGCCAAAAAGATCATCTAGAAAAGAAAGCCCGGTAATGAAATCCCAAAGGACGGCAGCGAGGAAAAAGG TTAAATATGCAGAGTCATCCAGCGACAGCTCAGATGATGAACAACtgacaacaataaaaaacaagacaGCGGCTGCATCGgcaaacaacaagaaaacaaaatcaaaacagacagacaaatcaCTAAAAG ACTCTTCATTCTCAGACAGCAGCTCGGACGATGATGACGAGCCCTTGGCGAACCTTAAAGCCAATAAGAAGAAAccagtgaagaaaaacacaaagaagacaaCTGCACCGCGAGGTGGTGCCTCAAAAAAGAGACGAG GACTGACGAATGAAAGCTCAGACGACGAACCCTTGATAAGCCTTGTGAAGAAGaaccacacagacaaagaaaggaaaaccaaaacaaattctTCGACGGCAAAAAAGAGGAACACAGCCCCCCCAAGAAAGCACGTGTCAG GGTCATCAAGTGACGGATCTGACGACGACCCCTTAATCACAGCAGCTAAACACCCTCAGGTGACCAAACTCCTGAAAATAATACTGGACAGGTGTGACGATGACGAGGCCAGACCAACGGGAAGCTCGGACCAGACCAGAACAG CAGAAACAGTGGTCGCTGAAGGGAATCCAACCAAGGAAGAATCAGAGGGTTCAAAGGAATCATCAGGagaagaataa